The Cydia amplana chromosome 9, ilCydAmpl1.1, whole genome shotgun sequence genome includes a region encoding these proteins:
- the LOC134651120 gene encoding serine/threonine-protein kinase N: MADPGYYHSDYIRHPVLYELGVKYGIKTECIPEIALPSKLEELKDVIRREIRKELKIKEGAEKLREVATDRRSLSDVANIVKKANLKLNELKSDLQELESQLLLSRGQSTPTSPEDLSYDEEIILASEAAQQQRQLGEATTDRKLASLEKQLNIELKVKQGAENMIQSITSSNQSRDKKLLAEAHQMLADSKDKIEYLKLRISKLSKQQKGDHAGANGDGRNLDMSGVDQLLDERIAELRNRLRIEAAVVEGSKNAIRLLQSDKKVTDKKALQEAQTSLLESSQKLDLLRRSLDMRRQELPAESAAFIELGHELRSTGSSPGYVSLSSGSGSRAQFLSPAPVISQCVQVTGTLEVRLMGCQDLLDDVPGRSRRDPLASPSDLKSFVKGVTIRNSMKYTYSIKEDTSNEIMAVMKLDNHTVAQTSWRPCSQQAWDQRFTIKLDKSRELEIGIHWKDWRGLCAVKFLRLEEFIDDIRHGMALELEPQGLLFAEIKFLNPIISRKPKLQRQRKIFKQQGKNIPRPSYGDMHIPAVVLGRLLKRSSPSIQNNIQTAHITPPQQLNFQFGSADNKDVENPNTTLGGMAGVRPLGLPTAATAPQTPVTPPPKPAFPPPHVSTLRMEKELQEAFAFLEDSYARDNFAPKEPQTPSCDTPLVEYPPSPSPKLVLEFPSNEDQIVEVTSNMRISSSRSSSVIETIKELDSRRQSSGEMSMECFRFLSVLGRGHFGKVILAQYRPTNEYFAIKALKKGDIIARDEVDSLLSEKRIFEVANAIRHPFLVNLFACFQTDQHVCFVMEYAAGGDLMMHIHADVFTEPRAVFYAACVVLGLQYLHENNIIYRDLKLDNLLLDTDGFVKIADFGLCKEGMGWGDRTGTFCGTPEFLAPEVLTETSYTRAVDWWGLGVLIFEMLVGESPFPGEDEGEVFDSIVNDEVRYPRTLSLEAIALMRRLLRKNPERRLGSSERDAEDVKRQAFFRNVNWEQLLLRKVKPPFVPTINNLEDVSNFDSEFTSEAAVLTPPKEPRALSATDHKLFHDFTYMADWC; the protein is encoded by the exons ATGGCAGACCCAGGTTATTACCACAGTGATTATATTCGGCACCCCGTTCTGTACGAACTGGGCGTCAAGTATGGAATTAAGACGGAATGTATTCCAGAAATAGCTTTGCCCTCTAAACTGGAAGAACTCAAGGATGTCATACGTAGAGAGATACGTAAAGAACTCAAAATAAAGGAAGGTGCTGAGAAACTACGTGAAGTCGCCACCGACCGCAGATCCCTTTCTGACGTCGCAAACATCGTAAAAAAAGCGAATTTAAAGCTCAATGAACTCAAGTCAGACCTACAAGAGCTCGAATCGCAGCTCCTCCTCTCGCGCGGTCAGTCGACGCCGACGTCACCCGAAGATTTATCGTACGATGAAGAGATCATTCTGGCGTCTGAGGCGGCTCAGCAGCAACGGCAACTTGGCGAGGCCACCACAGATCGTAAACTCGCCTCTCTGGAAAAGCAGCTCAATATCGAACTCAAGGTTAAGCAAGGCGCGGAAAATATGATTCAAAGTATCACCAGTAGCAACCAGTCGCGCGACAAGAAACTCCTCGCTGAAGCTCATCAGATGCTAGCAGATTCTAAGGACAAAATTGAGTACCTCAAATTACGCATTTCTAAATTAAGCAAACAACAAAAAGGGGACCATGCTGGTGCCAATGGTGATGGAAGAAACTTAGATATGAGTGGGGTAGACCAACTGTTGGATGAAAGAATTGCAGAGTTAAGAAACAGACTCCGAATTGAGGCAGCTGTGGTAGAGGGCTCTAAGAATGCCATAAGACTCTTACAAAGTGACAAAAAAGTAACAGACAAGAAAGCTTTACAAGAGGCACAGACTAGCCTGCTTGAATCGTCTCAGAAACTGGACTTGCTTCGGAGGTCCTTAGATATGCGCCGCCAAGAACTTCCAGCAGAAAGTGCTGCATTTATAGAATTAGGTCATGAGTTGCGCAGTACGGGATCAAGCCCTGGTTATGTGAGTTTATCATCTGGAAGTGGATCCCGGGCTCAGTTCCTGTCACCTGCTCCTGTGATCAGCCAATGTGTTCAAGTGACTGGCACGCTAGAAGTCCGGTTGATGGGTTGCCAGGATTTATTAGATGATGTGCCAGGACGCAGCCGTCGGGACCCGCTAGCGAGCCCATCGGACCTAAAGTCATTTGTGAAAGGAGTGACGATACGTAACTCCATGAAGTACACATACAGTATCAAGGAAGACACGAGCAATGAGATTATGGCTGTGATGAAGCTGGACAACCATACTGTGGCGCAGACCAGCTGGCGGCCCTGCTCCCAGCAGGCGTGGGATCAAAG ATTTACTATAAAGCTGGATAAGTCAAGAGAACTTGAAATTGGTATTCATTGGAAGGATTGGCGTGGGCTGTGCGCCGTGAAGTTTTTACGACTAGAAGAATTCATTGACGACATCAGGCATGGCATGGCCTTGGAGCTGGAACCTCAGGGTCTATTATTTGCAGAAATTAAATTCTTGAACCCCATCATATCCAGAAAACCAAAACTCCAGCgtcaaagaaaaatatttaaacaacagGGTAAGAACATACCAAGACCTTCGTATGGCGACATGCACATACCCGCGGTTGTACTCGGCAGGCTCTTAAAGAGATCTTCACCCTCAATACAAAACAACATCCAAACAGCCCACATTACTCCTCCGCAGCAGCTCAACTTCCAGTTTGGATCAGCAGATAACAAAGATGTGGAGAACCCGAATACTACTCTTGGTGGTATGGCCGGTGTCCGGCCTTTGGGTCTGCCTACTGCAGCCACAGCCCCACAAACACCAGTAACTCCTCCACCCAAGCCGGCATTCCCACCTCCGCATGTCTCCACCTTACGAATGGAAAAGGAACTGCAGGAAGCATTTGCATTTTTAGAAGATTCTTACGCGCGGGACAATTTCGCACCTAAGGAACCGCAAACACCCTCATGTGATACCCCGCTTGTTGAGTATCCACCTTCACCATCACCTAAACTTGTACTGGAGTTCCCAAGCAATGAGGATCAAATTGTGGAGGTGACAAGTAACATGAGAATATCATCTTCTCGCTCCTCTTCAGTTATTGAAACCATCAAAGAGCTGGATTCTCGCCGACAATCTTCAGGGGAGATGTCAATGGAATGCTTTAGATTTTTGAGTGTTCTAGGAAGAGGTCACTTTGGCAAAGTTATATTAGCTCAATATCGACCTACTAATGAATATTTCGCTATTAAAGCTTTAAAGAAAGGTGATATTATAGCAAGAGACGAAGTAGATTCACTGTTGTCTGAGAAAAGAATCTTCGAGGTAGCTAACGCGATCCGGCACCCATTTTTGGTGAACCTGTTCGCATGTTTCCAGACTGACCAACATGTGTGTTTTGTGATGGAGTATGCAGCTGGTGGTGATCTTATGATGCACATTCACGCAGATGTGTTCACTGAACCCAGGGCAGTATTTTATGCAGCTTGTGTAGTATTGGGCCTACAGTatttacatgagaataacatTATTTATAGAGATTTAAAGTTAGACAACCTTCTTCTAGATACCGATGGGTTCGTCAAGATAGCGGACTTCGGCCTCTGCAAAGAGGGTATGGGATGGGGCGACCGCACGGGCACTTTTTGCGGGACACCCGAGTTCCTCGCTCCTGAAGTGCTTACAGAGACGTCGTACACGCGAGCCGTCGACTGGTGGGGTCTCGGAGTGTTGATATTTGAAATGTTAGTGGGCGAGTCGCCTTTCCCGGGCGAGGACGAAGGCGAAGTATTTGACTCGATAGTTAACGACGAAGTGCGGTACCCGAGAACTTTATCATTGGAAGCGATAGCGTTAATGCGTCGCCTGTTGAGGAAAAACCCCGAGAGACGCTTGGGATCGTCGGAGAGAGACGCCGAGGACGTGAAGAGGCAGGCCTTCTTCCGCAACGTGAACTGGGAACAACTACTTCTTCGTAAAGTGAAGCCACCATTTGTGCCAACTATTAATAATTTGGAGGACGTGAGCAACTTCGACAGCGAGTTCACGTCGGAGGCGGCGGTGCTCACGCCGCCCAAGGAGCCGCGCGCGCTGAGCGCCACGGACCACAAGCTGTTCCATGACTTCACGTACATGGCGGACTGGTGCTAG